The Hydrotalea sp. genome segment CCAAATCGAGCGCGCCCATCGCCAAATCGCGGCCCGACGAAAAACAATGGATGAGGCCGGTCAATTTGCCGCCATCAGATTCAGAACGCAACACATCGATGGTTGCTTGGTCGGCAGACCGGCTGTGCACAATTATCGGCAGGCCGGTTTGCCGCGCCACCGCCAAATGGGTGCGGAACGATTCCTCCTGGTTCTTTCTATCCGAATGGTCGTAAAAAAAATCCAACCCCGATTCGCCAATGCCAATAACCTTCGGGTGTTTTGTTTCATGTAATAATATATCGGCGGATAATTTTATTGTGGCGCCCTCTTGCATCGCCTCGTCGCTGTCATGCGGGTGCACGCCAACCGCGGCGTAAACATCGGGGAATGCATCGGCAATTTGCAAAATCGATGGAAATGTTTCCATCTTGGTCGAGATGCTCAAAAATTTGCCCACACCATTTTCTTTGGCGCGGGCAATAACATCGGCCACCGCCAAGCCATCGCGCTGTAAAAAATCCAAATGGCAATGGCTATCAACAAAATAATTTTTATCGGTCATGTGCTGAAAAATAAATTATTATAAAATACGTGGAAAAATGCCAGCCGGCGTT includes the following:
- a CDS encoding TatD family hydrolase — encoded protein: MTDKNYFVDSHCHLDFLQRDGLAVADVIARAKENGVGKFLSISTKMETFPSILQIADAFPDVYAAVGVHPHDSDEAMQEGATIKLSADILLHETKHPKVIGIGESGLDFFYDHSDRKNQEESFRTHLAVARQTGLPIIVHSRSADQATIDVLRSESDGGKLTGLIHCFSSGRDLAMGALDLGFYISLSGILTFPKAQDIRDVVRDVPLDRLLLETDSPYLAPIPHRGRKNEPSFLPNTAKVLAEVKNVSLEEIRAITTENFFRLFSKA